Proteins from a single region of Felis catus isolate Fca126 chromosome B4, F.catus_Fca126_mat1.0, whole genome shotgun sequence:
- the ARHGDIB gene encoding rho GDP-dissociation inhibitor 2, whose protein sequence is MTEKDPEAHLEEDVDELDSKLNYKPPPQKSLKELQEMDKDDESLIKYKKTLLGDGPVVADPTAPNVKVTRLSLVCDSAPGPITMDLTGDLEALKKETFVLKEGVEYRVKINFKVNRDIVSGLKYVQHTYRTGVKVDKATFMVGSYGPRPEEYEFLTPIEEAPKGMLARGTYHNKSFFTDDDKHDHLTWEWNLSIKKEWTE, encoded by the exons ATGACTGAAAAGGACCCAGAAGCACACCTGGAGGAAGATGTTGATGAGCTGGACAGCAAGCTCAATTACAAGCCTCCACCTCAGAAGTCGCTGAAAGAGCTCCAGGAGATGGACAAGGATGATGAAAGCCTAATCAAGTACAAGAAAACACTCCTGGGGGATGGCCCTGTGGTGGCAG ACCCAACAGCCCCCAATGTCAAGGTCACGCGGCTTAGCCTCGTTTGTGACAGTGCCCCAGGACCAATCACCATGGACCTCACTG GAGATCTTGAAgctctcaaaaaagaaacttttgtgCTAAAGGAAGGTGTTGAATACAGAGTCAAAATTAACTTCAAA GTGAACAGAGATATTGTGTCAGGCCTGAAATATGTTCAGCATACCTACCGGACTGGGGTGAAAG tGGATAAAGCGACATTTATGGTTGGCAGCTATGGGCCTCGGCCAGAGGAGTATGAGTTCCTGACTCCAATTGAGGAGGCTCCCAAGGGTATGCTGGCCCGAGGCACTTACCACAACAAGTCCTTCTTCACCGACGATGACAAGCATGACCACCTTACCTGGGAGTGGAACCTGTCTATTAAGAAGGAATGGACAGAATGA